The stretch of DNA AATGATGCTGATCTGCTTGCTCGGATATGCTTACGGGCTGTATGGCATACTGGCCGGACAGGCGATCGCCGCCGCGATAAGCCTCACCACTTCGCTTGCCATCGTCCGTGCATCGATCGGCCTGAGCCTTGCCCGGCAAGCCAAGGAAGGGGTCAAATATTTCGCTCCGATCTTGCTGATGGCGCTCTGCCTGGTGCCGGGAATCTATCTCGGCGACTCCGTTGACCATCCTCTGCGGCAGTTGTGGCTATCGATTGCAACGGCCGCCGTTGCAGCGCTTGTCTATCTTGGCAGCATGTTTTTCATGGCCCGCATGTCTTCGTCCGAAGGACTGCATGAATACGACTTCGTCATGCAATATCTGAGAAAGAGATTCAGGCCGGCCATTTAATGGATGCAGTTCGGCCTGTTCGTAATCTATCGGTTTCCCTGATCGAACGGCGCGAGCCGCTGTCAAATATAGCCTCTGCTGCCCTTATGTTTCAGGCTATAAAACCGATGGGAAAGCCAAGTAGACTTGCGAGATAGAGGAGAATCGCCATAAAAGGAGCACAACCGGACGCATAATTGGCATGTCGATTGACATTCATGCTTGCTGTTGTCTTCGTCGAAGCGAAGAATGTTTTGCGGGCAGTTCAGTTTGAAGTTGCGCGAAGCAAGGCGTCTAAGCCCAACCAGTTTCGAAGCCAAGGAGTCTTGGTGTTGAAACGTCGGCAGGAGGCCGGACGGATGCATTCAAAAGTCCCTTTCGAACGCATGCGTTCTCCCACCGCAAAATTCGTTCTGCGGTGGGCGGCTATTCTCTTTTGCCTGGTGATATGGGGCGCCGTGATGGCCTTTTTCATCTGGTAGATTCGTTGCGCGCGAAAAGAACGATGCCGATCGTCTTCCAGATAATCTTCAAATCAGCCGACATCGAGCAGCTGTGATAATAGTCCACGTCGAACTGCACCCGTTCATCATAGGTCGTGTCCTTGTTCCGGTGCACCTGCCATAGACCGGTAAGGCCCGGCGTCATGGCGAGATAGTAATGGATCTGACGGCCGTAACGCTCCATTTCATCGGCCACGATCGGCCGCGGGCCGACAAGGCTCATATCGCCGCAAAAGACGTTCCAGAGCTGCGGCAGCTCGTCGAGGCTCGTCATCCGGAGATATTTGCCAAGCCAATGGACGCGCGGGTCGTTGACCAGCTTCTGGGTTTCATTCCATTCGGCGCGCCGCACGGGATCGTTGGCGAGAATGCTGGCCAGCCGCGCATCGGCGTCCTTCCGCATCGAGCGAAATTTCAGGCATGGGAATGAACGGCCGTAGCGGCCGACACGCTCGTGTCGGAATATGAGCGGCCGCCCATCAACCAGCAGCAGGGCCACCGCGATAAGCGCGAAAAACGGCAGAAAGAAAACCAGCGCCGATCCGGAAATCAGGATGTCCCCGGCACGCTTCAGGCGATAATCTCTCGACGTCGGCCGTCGTAGCCGAGCCGATTGCCCGTCCTGAGCAACGCCATCAAAGAACGATAGCATTTTGAAACCCCGTTTGTATCTCAACCCACAGTTAAGGTTGGCAGTGTCGGCCAGAATAGACAATTGACCAGAACGGCTAAGCCTTAGTCAGATAGAAGTAGGCCCGAATACCGATGGCGGGACCATTGATTTATTCACCTCTTAAAACTGTCGATACACGAGAGGACGCAACCGCTTTCAATAAGGGTATCTGCTTGATGCCGTTCAATTAAATGAACGGATGGCGATGGGCGGCGGATCGATTGCCGGATCGTTCAGGTAGCCGGCCGGCAACGCCAGCCAAGCTCGTTCGCGCCAAGATCCGGCCGTAGAGAGCGATCAGCGCTTCGCCCCAGGTTTCCGGCGAATGAGCAAGCCCGGGCGCCTTGCTGAGGCCGTTCAAGCTCATGGAGCGTACCACCGCATCATCGGCTGCGAGCCGTCGCATCGCCGTCGCCAGCGATCCGATGTTCCCCGTCCTGAATGTCAGCGCGCAACCGAATTCCTCAAGCTCGTTTCCCAACAAGGCGGCGTCCGGCACAATAACGGGAATTCCGCTTCCGATCGCTTCGACGGCTGCAAGCGCGAAAGGTTCCGGCACGCGCGACGACACGACGATGGCGCGCGCATTGCGCAGGAGTTCGTGCATCTCCCCTTTCGCTTTCCAGCCGTGGATGACGACTTCAGGATAGTCGCGCTCCAATATCGACCGCCCTGCGCCATCGCCAATGATCTGGAGCCTCACATTGGCAAGCCGCGCCGCCCGCGCGGCATCCTCGAACCCTTTTTCCGGCTCGAGCCTTCCCACGAAGAAGAAATCCCGCATCGTCCAGGGTTCGGCCCCTCTGCGCAGAAACGGCTCCACCGGATTGCGAATGGTCTCGATATGATCGGTGCAGATGCCGGCGCGCTCGAAATATTCACGCATCCGCTGATGCACGATGACGATATTGGCCGGGAGCTCGTCCGTCGGATAGAGCCGCTCCCGCAGCAAGTGGCGTGCAGAACGCCAGATCTTCTCGTGATAGCCGCGTTTGTCGCATTGCGTCGTCATGCACGGAACCGACATCGGCGTGAGCGTGCAGACGGTGTCTTTCCGGTAGTTCGCAAAGCCGCCGTTTGGGCAGCACAGGAAATAATCGTGTGCATGTAGAACCACGCGCTGGCGGACGGGCCACAGGGCCTGGAAGATGGAGGGCGAAAGGATCTTCGACCAGCCATGGACGTGATAGATGGTCGAGGCCGTGTCGGCACTATCGATGACCTCGCGCACCGCATCGAGCGCCTGCCTGTTGTAAAGCCCGTTGATCGAGGCTGCGATCCGCCCCTGCGCGGTCAGCGGTGCGCCGCCGAGATTGATGGTGTCGTCCGCCGGTAGCTCGCTTCCGGCCGCGTCGCCCGCCAGATAGGTTACGGCAATGCCGGCGCGTTTGAGCAAATGCGCCGACAGAATGGCAAGGTTGGAGGCTCCCCCGACCTTTGTCGAACGGTCATTGATGACGACAACACGATCGGGATAGCGCTGAATCACGATCCTACCCCATCGTCCTGATATTCTGCGGGGCAAGCCTGCCCATCAGAAGATCGAAAATTGCGATCGCATTGCCCTTCAGGCGCCCTTTCCGGTCGACCCAGGGTTCGGGGCGCCAGGCTTTGACAAGATTGGCGGCCAGGTTCCGGCCCATTTGCGCAGCCGCCCGTCCCGAACTCAGGGTGTTCTTGCGCACGAGATAGATGGGATTGGCGATCTGCGAATATCCGAACTTGATGCCGGTCGTTCGACCGGCCTTCGTGCCGAGATGCACGCCCTGCAGATGGTCGGCACAAATGACTTCGCCATATCGCGCCATCATGCGGCTGAAGTCGACATCTTCAAGCCAACCATAAAACGGCAGATTCTCGTCAAACCGGACGCCTGAAGCCATGATCGCCGAAACACGGACAGCCATGTTGCAGCCATAGGCGTTATAGATCGGCTTAAAGGATTTCTCCCGTTTCTGCGGGCGGCGAACCTTCTGCACGAGTTTCAGGCCGTCGCAGACCGAGATACCCGCCCCGGTGATCCCGTCGGCGATGACCGTGCCCGTCGACATGACGATATCGCGCCGGGTGCGAAACAGCAGCTCAGTGTCCTCGATGTAAGTGGGCGTCATCAGGAAATCGTCGTCGAGGAAGAGCACCACATCCGCACCGACGATGCTGTCGAGAATTGTATTGCGCTGAAGGCAAAGTCCGCGCTCTGAAACCAGTACCCTGACCGGGCATGCGAGCGAGGAAAGGCTCGTTCGGTCGACATCCTCAAGCGACGGCACGCAGATGACGACCTCCTCGGGCTGACGCGTCTGGTGCGATATATGGGGAAGAACGGCAGAGAGGATTTCGCGCCTGCCCGAACTCGCGATGCCGACAGCCACCTTGAGCGGGCGCCCGCGCGGCTTGTCATTGAAGGCCAGATGGGGAGCGGCCGGCTTTGCGGTAGGTTCGCTCCGCCGCGACGAAGCAGGCTTTCCCGGTGGACGCTTGCTGCCACCGCTGCGATTGGCGATGATCCCGAGCAGGTTCACCCGCGACGCGCCGAAGCTCGCAAGCGCGGCCGACAGCCGCTCGATGGTCATTTTCTTCGGCTTGCCGACGACAATGGCGATGCCATCCAGAAAGTTGAAGATATGCCGGGTATCCGCCGAGCCTTCGAATGCCGCAAGGTCGACGATGACGACGCCGTAGTTCTGGCGGAGTAGCTCAATTTCCGTCTTGAGCGCTGCAAGATGACCGAATATCTGGTGGCACGCGGCAGACCGCCTTGTCTCCTCAACGGTCAGCACGGGAACCAGGGTGGAGGCTTCAGCATGCTCGTCGTCCCTGTTTCTCCTGCTCCTGCGGCCGTGCTCATCGTGACCCGCCCCGACATGTTCGGCGGCTTGCGGCTCATGCTCGCCAACATGATCCATCCGCAGCAAGCCGAGCCCGAAGTCCTCCCCGGCGGCACTCACCACTTTGCTCAGGAAGCCTTTTTGGAAATCGGCATCGACGAGGACGACCGGCGTGCCTTCATTTTGGTAGAGCTGCGCGAGGTTCGCCGCAACCGTCGTCTTTCCCTCGCCGCTGCCGACCGACGTGATGCCGATGACCATTGGCGAATTGGGGCGGAATGCCGTACCAATGGAGTTCTTCACGCCTCGCAAGGCTTCGGTGAAATCGGAATAGGGCGCATCGAGCACACCCCGCAGCGGCATCGCGGCCTGCAGGTTTGCCGCCTTCGCCCCGGCGGGCAAAACTGCCGTTGCGCCCTGAAGAGGCAGGCTGCCGAGCGACGCTATACCGAGTTCCTGCCGCAACCTGGAGTTCAAGTGAATCCCCTTGCCCCTTCCATCAAAAAGCAGCGCGAGCAGGAGACCACCGGCCAGGCCCATCAGCGTGGTGAAGGGCAGGATGATGGAGGGTTTCGGCGAGCTCTTCGTCAGCGGCGCGGACGCGGCCGTCACGACACGGGCATCTCCGAGCGGGAAAGACTGCTTCTGCAACGTGCCCGTCAGTTGTTGGAGAATTCCTTCATAGATGCGGCGATAGGTCGTCGCACGGCTTTCCATTTCGGTGAGTTTCACACGCGCCAGGTTTTTGTCCGTGCCGGTAGCAGTCAGCGCCGCCATCTGGTCATTGAGGAGGCGTTCGCGGGTTTGCGCGACCTGCAGGTTCGTTTTGTATACTTCCTGGATGCGGACGAGTTCGTTCCTGATATCGCCGGTTAGCCGTGCAACTTCCTCTTTGGCGGCCGCGATCGCGGGATTGCCAGGATCGTAGCGGCTTATCAGATTGTTCAGCCTGGTCGTAGCAAGGCTGACGTCCTCCTGGAGTTTCTGTATGCGGGGGTTGTCGATCGTCTCCTGAACGCTGCCGCGAACCGTTTCCCCCGCCATCATCCGATTGAGGGTATCGAGCTTGGCGGACGCGGCAGCGGTCTCGGCGCTTGCGGAAATGGCTTGGCTGCTGATCTCGGACAATTGCTGCTGGTCCAGGGACGATGTGGTGCCGAGTTCCATGATGCCGTTCATGGCCCGGAATTCTTCTGCATCCAATGCCGCCTGCCGGGCTTGCTTCTCCACGTCGATCAACCGGGTTTCCAGCCAGTTCGCCCCGCTTTGCGCTGCTGCGGCGCGCGCGGAGACGGCCGAATCCATATAAGCTTGCGCAAGGGCGTTCGCGACGCGAGCCGCCTTTTGCGGATCGGTAGATTTGTAGCCGATTTCGAGGATATAGGATTGCCCTACCCTGACGACCGAGACCCGCGACAGGAACGACGCCATCGTCCTGCGCATGCGTATCTCCTCGTCCGAGGCCTCCTGGCCGGGTGCGGCGGGTGCAGCCGCTTCGCCGACCATCGACTGCAGCCAGTCCTTGACGATCGACCGCCACGACGCATTGTCCTGGATTTCCGGATCCTCGGAGAGATTGAGTTTGTTGATGACCGCTTTCGCGATCGGCTCCGACTGGATGATCTCCACCTGACTGGCGATTTCAGCCGCCTCGATGATGATCGTTCCAGTGAAAGCATCCTGGGACGCGATCCGGCCCTGCTCGGGATCCATGACGAGGCGGGCAGCCGCGAAGAAGAGCGGCGGCTGGGTGGCGACATAAACACCGCCCGCGGCAGCGCCTACCGCTGTGAACAAGGCAAGTATCAAGGTGTGGCGCCTCAGAAAGCGCCATATGTCGCCGAACGATATATTTTCCGTGTCAGCTGATTGCTTCTTGCCGAACTGATCGCCGGGGATAAGCTTGCCGATGTCGTGAACAACCATATTGTTTTGCCCGATCCTCGAATTCATATGATTTACTGCACCCGCGGAGGAGGATTGGCGGACGAAAGCATCGAGCCGTCCAGGTTCTTGGAGACATTGTAGCGAACGTCCAGCACATCCCCCGGCTCAAGCTCAGCGCTATCGGGAACCGGAGCGGCAGTGCCCGAGTCACCGCCGCGGGTCAGCCAATATTCCAGCGGTTGCACGTCGACGGCCTGGAGGCTTTCATAGCGTGCAATGGATGCGCCTGCGGCCTGCAGCAGCTGAACGGTCGTGGAGCGCTTCAACCGCACGTCTTCCAGCTCCGCTTCTGTTACCTGCAGTTCCTGCCCCACCTCTGTCTTGCGCTCGCCCTTCAGGTTGAGTGCTTCGCGTTCGGTTTCGTTCAGCTTCTGCTTGGCCTGCATGGACGCGACGACCAGATCGAGCTTGTCGCTCTGCATATCGGCGACGATGCGTTCGAGGGATGTCTTGCGGGAGGTGGTCAGGATCTTGGTGTCGACGAGTTTTGCGATGTCGCCAAGCTCATCCTGGGCGATCTGGACTTGCCTTTCCTGCGCCACCATCTTCTCGTCGAGCACAGTGATCTCGCTTCGCAAGAGCTTCATGAGATCTGCTGCGGATTCCAGCTGGTGCCGCAAGGCGTCGGCTCTTGCCGTGAAGAGAGCGCTTTCGCTTTTCAGTATCTGGCCCACGACTGAACCTTCGGGGGCGCCGGTCAGTTCCGGAGGAAAATCCACGGAAGGCTTGTCGTTCAGCTCGGCGATCAGTCTGGCGCGGCGGGCCATGAGCTGTTTTGCCTGAAGCTCGAGGCGGCTGAATTCCCCGGCGTAACGAATCTGCTCGGCGTCGGCATATTCGCCGGAGCGGTCGTTGCGGCGTTCCCGTCCGCCAGCCAGGGCAAGCGCTTGCTTGACGGTCAGTCCTGGCCGGAATTCGAACTCGTTCGGCCGCTCGACGGCACCCGTGACATAGACCATCGGATATCTGGCGATCTCAACCGAGGCGATGGGAGCGGTCGCAAGCCCCGTCAGTTTTTTGATCCTCTCACCGATCAGGATCGCCGTTTCTTCCGTCGTCTTGCCGAGAACGGCAATCTCGCCGACCATCGGCATCGAGATATCGCCGCGCTGAGACACGGCAAATTCGCCGTTGAGAGCGGTCCATTCTTTGTACTCGCCCGTTGAAGACACCCATTCCACGACCGAGACCTTCATCCTCGTCTGCGCTCTGATGCGGTAGCTGTCGTCTGCGGCATGGACGGCTTGTCCGGTCAAAGCGGTGCCAATGAGCCCTGCCGCCATGATGAAGCGGAGGACACGACGGGCGCCGGGCAATGCGGTTTTTGAATTGCGTACGGCAGCAATGGGCATGGCGCGACCTTGTTTTCCTCGTCATTCTGCAGCGGGCAAACCGCCGAATTTCGATGATGCGCCTAATGCAACTCGAGTAAATCCACCGCGACGCAGGCTGCTTTAGTCCAATCTGAGGAAGACGGAGTAGAAAACCACCGGCCGCTTCCCCCAGTTGCGGTATCTCCGGCGAAGTGCCCACTCCACATAGGTCTTTCGGCCGTGGCTCTACCCCGTTTTAGGGCCGTTGCAGACCAATCTAGGCTCTGTGGAATGTCCCCCGCTTCAACGATGATGACTCGACTGGTTGGCGAGGGAAACATCATGCGTGTCGCGATTGTTCATTACTGGCTGGTTTCGATGCGCGGCGGCGAGAAGGTCGTCGAGGCCCTCTGCGACATGTTCCCAGACGCCGACATCTTCACCCTCGTTTACGATGAAAGCCGTGTCTCCGAAAAAATAAGGGGGCATGTTGTCAAGACGTCGTTTCTGCAGCGCTTGCCGGGTGCCGTCAGGCATTATCAGTCGCTGCTTCCGCTGATGCCCTTCGCGCTCGAAAGCCTCGACCTCAGCGGATACGACCTGATCATCTCAAGCGAATCAGGCCCCGCCAAAGGCATCATTGCTCCGCCGCATTCGACACATGTCTGCTACTGCCATTCGCCGATGCGCTATATCTGGGACCACTATCACGTCTATCGTTCGCATGCCGGCCTCGCTTCCAGAATGATGCTTCCGGTGATCGCCCCGCTTCTGCGGTCCTGGGATGTCAGCACCAGCATGCGCGTCGACCGTTTCGTCGCGAATTCGCACCATGTAAAAGCGCGCATCGGCAAGTATTACGGACGCTCCGCCACGGTCGTCTATCCGCCAGTAGCAGTCGAGGACTATGCGCCGTCGGATACCATCGAGGACTTTTATCTTTGCGCCGGGCAGCTCGTCTCCTACAAGCGGGTCGATCTCGCCGTGAGGGCCTTTTCCAAAATGGGACGCAACCTCGTCGTCATCGGCGAAGGCAAAGAGCTTGCCATGCTGAAGTCGATCGCGGGGCCGACCGTGAAATTCCTGGGGCGGGTGCCCTTTCCGGTTCTCAAGGAAAAACTGGCCCGATGCCGCGCCCTGATCTTCCCCGGAGAGGAGGATTTCGGCCTTGTCCCGGTGGAAGCCATGGCGAGCGGCCGGCCGGTCATCGCTTTCGGCAGTGGCGGAGCGCTTGAAACGGTCGTGCCGGGAGAAACCGGCCTCCTCTTCTACGAGCAGAACGTTGAAGCCATCGTCGACGCAGTGCGGTCGTTCGAAGAACACGCCGAGGATTTCGATCCCGAAACCATTCGCACGCACGCAGCGCGGTTCAGCACCAGGAATTTCAAGTTCGGCATGGACTCGATCATCCAGGAGGAACTTCGGGCGAGAAGAAGTAGCGCGCTTGCTGCGAGCTCCCATGCGGAGGCCCGCCGGTTTCCTCTGGACAGCGTCTTTCCCGTCCCCCCGCCTGGAACGGATATCGTCCACTGACGGAGCGTCCGCGTTGGCAGGGCGCGCAGAGCTTTTGCGAAATCACACCTTCAGTTCACGCCGTTCGCGCTCGGTGATCATGGCAAGATCGATCACCTTCTGCAGGTTGGCGGCGTGGCGGAAGTTGGGGTCCGGCTGCAGGCCGCTCATCACCGCGTCGGCAAAGCGCTGGTAGTTGGTCGCCACCGGAGCGGCCTCGATCTCCCTCCAGGTCGCACTTTCGACGTTGTCGCCGAGGCAGCCGCGCAAATCCGAGCCGGAAGGGCGATGGTTGACCTCAAGACTTCCCCTCTCGCCGTAGATGCGAAGCTTGAGCTCGTTCAAGTGGCCCGTCGCCCAGCG from Rhizobium sp. 007 encodes:
- a CDS encoding glycosyltransferase, whose product is MRVAIVHYWLVSMRGGEKVVEALCDMFPDADIFTLVYDESRVSEKIRGHVVKTSFLQRLPGAVRHYQSLLPLMPFALESLDLSGYDLIISSESGPAKGIIAPPHSTHVCYCHSPMRYIWDHYHVYRSHAGLASRMMLPVIAPLLRSWDVSTSMRVDRFVANSHHVKARIGKYYGRSATVVYPPVAVEDYAPSDTIEDFYLCAGQLVSYKRVDLAVRAFSKMGRNLVVIGEGKELAMLKSIAGPTVKFLGRVPFPVLKEKLARCRALIFPGEEDFGLVPVEAMASGRPVIAFGSGGALETVVPGETGLLFYEQNVEAIVDAVRSFEEHAEDFDPETIRTHAARFSTRNFKFGMDSIIQEELRARRSSALAASSHAEARRFPLDSVFPVPPPGTDIVH
- a CDS encoding sugar transferase is translated as MLSFFDGVAQDGQSARLRRPTSRDYRLKRAGDILISGSALVFFLPFFALIAVALLLVDGRPLIFRHERVGRYGRSFPCLKFRSMRKDADARLASILANDPVRRAEWNETQKLVNDPRVHWLGKYLRMTSLDELPQLWNVFCGDMSLVGPRPIVADEMERYGRQIHYYLAMTPGLTGLWQVHRNKDTTYDERVQFDVDYYHSCSMSADLKIIWKTIGIVLFARNESTR
- a CDS encoding polysaccharide biosynthesis/export family protein, whose amino-acid sequence is MPIAAVRNSKTALPGARRVLRFIMAAGLIGTALTGQAVHAADDSYRIRAQTRMKVSVVEWVSSTGEYKEWTALNGEFAVSQRGDISMPMVGEIAVLGKTTEETAILIGERIKKLTGLATAPIASVEIARYPMVYVTGAVERPNEFEFRPGLTVKQALALAGGRERRNDRSGEYADAEQIRYAGEFSRLELQAKQLMARRARLIAELNDKPSVDFPPELTGAPEGSVVGQILKSESALFTARADALRHQLESAADLMKLLRSEITVLDEKMVAQERQVQIAQDELGDIAKLVDTKILTTSRKTSLERIVADMQSDKLDLVVASMQAKQKLNETEREALNLKGERKTEVGQELQVTEAELEDVRLKRSTTVQLLQAAGASIARYESLQAVDVQPLEYWLTRGGDSGTAAPVPDSAELEPGDVLDVRYNVSKNLDGSMLSSANPPPRVQ
- a CDS encoding glycosyltransferase family 4 protein, with the protein product MIQRYPDRVVVINDRSTKVGGASNLAILSAHLLKRAGIAVTYLAGDAAGSELPADDTINLGGAPLTAQGRIAASINGLYNRQALDAVREVIDSADTASTIYHVHGWSKILSPSIFQALWPVRQRVVLHAHDYFLCCPNGGFANYRKDTVCTLTPMSVPCMTTQCDKRGYHEKIWRSARHLLRERLYPTDELPANIVIVHQRMREYFERAGICTDHIETIRNPVEPFLRRGAEPWTMRDFFFVGRLEPEKGFEDAARAARLANVRLQIIGDGAGRSILERDYPEVVIHGWKAKGEMHELLRNARAIVVSSRVPEPFALAAVEAIGSGIPVIVPDAALLGNELEEFGCALTFRTGNIGSLATAMRRLAADDAVVRSMSLNGLSKAPGLAHSPETWGEALIALYGRILARTSLAGVAGRLPERSGNRSAAHRHPFI
- a CDS encoding Wzz/FepE/Etk N-terminal domain-containing protein; amino-acid sequence: MVVHDIGKLIPGDQFGKKQSADTENISFGDIWRFLRRHTLILALFTAVGAAAGGVYVATQPPLFFAAARLVMDPEQGRIASQDAFTGTIIIEAAEIASQVEIIQSEPIAKAVINKLNLSEDPEIQDNASWRSIVKDWLQSMVGEAAAPAAPGQEASDEEIRMRRTMASFLSRVSVVRVGQSYILEIGYKSTDPQKAARVANALAQAYMDSAVSARAAAAQSGANWLETRLIDVEKQARQAALDAEEFRAMNGIMELGTTSSLDQQQLSEISSQAISASAETAAASAKLDTLNRMMAGETVRGSVQETIDNPRIQKLQEDVSLATTRLNNLISRYDPGNPAIAAAKEEVARLTGDIRNELVRIQEVYKTNLQVAQTRERLLNDQMAALTATGTDKNLARVKLTEMESRATTYRRIYEGILQQLTGTLQKQSFPLGDARVVTAASAPLTKSSPKPSIILPFTTLMGLAGGLLLALLFDGRGKGIHLNSRLRQELGIASLGSLPLQGATAVLPAGAKAANLQAAMPLRGVLDAPYSDFTEALRGVKNSIGTAFRPNSPMVIGITSVGSGEGKTTVAANLAQLYQNEGTPVVLVDADFQKGFLSKVVSAAGEDFGLGLLRMDHVGEHEPQAAEHVGAGHDEHGRRSRRNRDDEHAEASTLVPVLTVEETRRSAACHQIFGHLAALKTEIELLRQNYGVVIVDLAAFEGSADTRHIFNFLDGIAIVVGKPKKMTIERLSAALASFGASRVNLLGIIANRSGGSKRPPGKPASSRRSEPTAKPAAPHLAFNDKPRGRPLKVAVGIASSGRREILSAVLPHISHQTRQPEEVVICVPSLEDVDRTSLSSLACPVRVLVSERGLCLQRNTILDSIVGADVVLFLDDDFLMTPTYIEDTELLFRTRRDIVMSTGTVIADGITGAGISVCDGLKLVQKVRRPQKREKSFKPIYNAYGCNMAVRVSAIMASGVRFDENLPFYGWLEDVDFSRMMARYGEVICADHLQGVHLGTKAGRTTGIKFGYSQIANPIYLVRKNTLSSGRAAAQMGRNLAANLVKAWRPEPWVDRKGRLKGNAIAIFDLLMGRLAPQNIRTMG